From Myxococcales bacterium, the proteins below share one genomic window:
- a CDS encoding trypsin-like serine protease yields MVLIRNVRGECTGTLVAPNLVVTARHCVSSSNLAVTCNDQGQAVSGGQAGVDYDPGKIAVFVGESFARKGVLDPAAVGARIVHDGSPTLCDHDVAFLVLSNPVTAPVAKLRLTAPPRVGERARAVGWGISVAKTPSDGRVARGGITVAHVGANASRATGPRELSATEGICDGDSGGPLLAESDGALLAVAARGGSPRAAKLAPPEACVGDDIVNVYVSLAAHTKTVRAAFRAAGAPEPEAPPDEPCTGLVCAAPATCQATASGATSCGVPANPGSGTPEASDGGGCSAVPSGAGRATTGAGGLVLGLGLFVARRRRRAQ; encoded by the coding sequence GTGGTGCTGATTCGCAACGTCCGTGGAGAGTGCACGGGCACCCTCGTCGCGCCGAACCTCGTCGTGACCGCGCGCCACTGCGTGTCGTCGTCGAACCTGGCGGTCACGTGCAACGACCAAGGTCAAGCGGTCTCGGGCGGGCAGGCCGGGGTCGACTATGATCCCGGAAAGATTGCTGTTTTCGTCGGAGAGTCGTTCGCACGGAAGGGCGTCCTCGACCCGGCGGCGGTCGGCGCTCGCATCGTCCACGATGGCTCTCCGACGCTGTGCGATCACGACGTCGCGTTCCTCGTGCTATCGAACCCGGTGACCGCGCCCGTGGCCAAGCTGAGGCTCACCGCGCCGCCGCGCGTGGGCGAGCGGGCGCGGGCGGTCGGGTGGGGGATCTCCGTCGCGAAGACGCCGTCGGACGGGCGCGTCGCGCGTGGAGGGATCACCGTCGCGCACGTCGGCGCGAACGCGTCTCGGGCCACCGGGCCACGCGAGCTCTCGGCGACCGAGGGCATCTGCGACGGGGACAGCGGCGGGCCGCTCCTCGCCGAGTCCGATGGAGCGCTGCTCGCCGTGGCGGCACGCGGAGGCAGCCCAAGGGCGGCCAAGCTCGCGCCCCCCGAGGCGTGCGTAGGCGACGACATCGTGAACGTGTACGTCTCGCTCGCGGCGCACACGAAGACCGTGCGCGCCGCCTTCCGCGCTGCGGGCGCGCCCGAGCCGGAGGCCCCGCCGGACGAGCCTTGCACGGGGCTCGTCTGCGCGGCGCCGGCCACGTGCCAGGCGACGGCCTCCGGGGCCACGAGCTGCGGCGTGCCTGCCAATCCGGGCTCGGGCACACCCGAGGCGAGCGACGGGGGAGGGTGCTCGGCCGTCCCTTCGGGCGCGGGGCGCGCGACGACCGGCGCGGGAGGCCTCGTTTTGGGCCTCGGCCTCTTCGTGGCCCGCCGACGCCGCCGCGCTCAGTAG
- a CDS encoding SDR family oxidoreductase, which translates to MAQTDGRVAIVTGGGRGIGRAIALGLAAKGLAVVVSGRNERSLGETVGEIVFGGGKARHVVADVRSSGDMRRVVEKAIEAFGALDVVVANAGVSGRIALGAEGGAALAADIVATNVMGTYHTFDAATPHLSEGGRLVAISSVLARFGVPEYGAYCASKAGVLGLVRAAAHELSPRRITVNAVVPGWVETDMAEAGLADIARGLGRSVEDVRRDAEAAVPLGRFLAPEEIAATVAFLVGKDASGITGQAIAVCGGATAFGG; encoded by the coding sequence ATGGCGCAGACGGACGGACGTGTGGCGATCGTGACGGGCGGTGGGCGTGGGATCGGGAGGGCCATCGCGCTCGGCCTCGCCGCGAAGGGGCTCGCGGTGGTGGTCTCCGGGCGGAACGAGCGCAGCCTCGGCGAGACGGTGGGGGAGATCGTGTTCGGTGGCGGCAAGGCCCGGCACGTGGTCGCCGACGTGCGCTCCTCGGGCGACATGAGGCGCGTGGTCGAAAAAGCGATCGAGGCCTTCGGCGCGCTCGACGTCGTCGTCGCGAACGCCGGGGTGTCCGGGCGGATCGCCCTCGGGGCCGAAGGCGGCGCGGCGCTCGCGGCCGACATCGTCGCGACGAACGTCATGGGCACGTACCACACGTTCGACGCGGCCACGCCGCACCTCTCCGAAGGCGGGCGCCTCGTCGCGATTTCGTCCGTGCTCGCGCGCTTCGGGGTGCCCGAGTACGGCGCGTACTGTGCGAGCAAAGCGGGTGTCCTCGGGCTCGTCCGGGCGGCGGCGCACGAGCTTTCGCCTCGTCGCATTACGGTGAACGCGGTCGTGCCCGGGTGGGTCGAGACCGACATGGCCGAAGCGGGGCTCGCCGACATCGCCCGTGGTCTCGGTCGCTCGGTCGAGGACGTGCGCCGTGATGCCGAGGCGGCGGTGCCCCTCGGGAGGTTCCTCGCGCCCGAAGAGATCGCCGCGACCGTGGCGTTCCTCGTCGGGAAGGACGCGTCCGGGATCACGGGGCAAGCCATCGCGGTGTGCGGAGGGGCGACCGCGTTCGGCGGCTGA
- a CDS encoding (2Fe-2S)-binding protein → MPTFKLDGKSIPFEPGESIIRAAEKAGVEIPHYCYHPGLSAPANCRMCLVEILPAANQRAMMLDIVEWDEKLGDYRTIKKPKLQPACQFPATDGQEVLAEQSPHVIAARAGVQEFLLLNHPVDCPICDQAGECKLQDYWLEHQQTPKRMHDEPVHKPKAVSFGDTIVYDAERCVMCTRCIRFMEEVAKDPVLDMRERGNLKEVIVAPGRKLEGHYTFMTEHVCPVGALTTKDFRFKARVWFLKSAKTVCQGCATGCNATFDYDPRTNKALRYRPRDNERVNKFWMCDEGMLSYRDVVEGRVPEAQVSGKTVKIERALEEIKKRFASVQKGSIAFVLSAKHSLEDNLALFELAELCGSRAIYTSGAPAGYSDDILIHADKNSNTAGIQNLAPDAKSFDALLADARAGKVTHVIALGGAAPTDDVSALEGLQGLCVVAAHVGPLTRAASVVLPASAWIEASGTFVNAKGMRQLAEKGTEPLGSAEPGWKLVAKVAVHLGVEPSWTTLKDVRAMLVATSVPPPEPSQTASAE, encoded by the coding sequence ATGCCCACGTTCAAGCTCGACGGAAAAAGCATCCCCTTCGAACCAGGGGAATCCATCATTCGTGCCGCGGAGAAAGCGGGGGTCGAGATCCCGCACTACTGCTACCACCCCGGGCTCTCGGCGCCGGCGAACTGCCGCATGTGCCTCGTGGAGATCCTCCCGGCGGCGAACCAACGCGCGATGATGCTCGACATCGTCGAGTGGGACGAAAAGCTGGGCGATTACCGCACGATCAAGAAGCCGAAGCTCCAGCCCGCGTGCCAGTTCCCGGCGACCGACGGGCAAGAGGTGCTCGCGGAGCAGTCGCCCCACGTCATCGCCGCGCGCGCAGGCGTCCAGGAGTTCTTGCTCCTGAACCACCCGGTCGACTGCCCCATCTGCGACCAAGCGGGTGAGTGCAAGCTGCAAGATTACTGGCTCGAGCACCAACAGACGCCGAAGCGCATGCACGACGAGCCGGTGCACAAGCCGAAGGCCGTCTCGTTCGGCGACACCATCGTGTACGACGCCGAGCGCTGCGTGATGTGCACGCGCTGCATCCGCTTCATGGAAGAAGTGGCGAAAGACCCCGTGCTCGACATGCGCGAGCGCGGCAACCTCAAAGAGGTCATCGTGGCGCCGGGCCGCAAGCTCGAAGGCCACTACACCTTCATGACCGAGCACGTGTGCCCGGTCGGCGCGCTCACCACGAAGGACTTCCGATTCAAGGCCCGCGTGTGGTTCTTGAAGAGCGCGAAGACCGTGTGCCAGGGCTGCGCGACGGGCTGCAACGCCACGTTCGACTACGATCCGCGCACGAACAAGGCGCTCCGCTACCGACCGCGGGACAACGAGCGGGTCAACAAATTCTGGATGTGCGACGAGGGCATGCTCTCGTACCGCGACGTCGTCGAGGGCCGCGTGCCCGAGGCCCAAGTGTCCGGAAAGACAGTCAAAATCGAGCGCGCGCTCGAAGAGATCAAGAAGCGCTTCGCGAGCGTCCAGAAGGGCTCGATCGCGTTCGTGCTCTCGGCCAAACACTCCCTCGAGGACAACCTCGCGCTCTTCGAGCTCGCCGAGCTCTGCGGCTCGCGCGCCATCTACACGAGCGGCGCGCCCGCGGGCTACTCGGACGACATCCTCATCCACGCCGACAAGAACTCGAATACGGCCGGTATCCAGAATTTGGCACCCGATGCCAAGTCGTTCGACGCGCTCCTCGCCGACGCGCGCGCGGGCAAGGTCACGCACGTGATCGCGCTCGGCGGCGCGGCCCCGACCGACGACGTCTCCGCGCTCGAGGGGCTCCAGGGCCTCTGCGTCGTGGCGGCGCACGTGGGCCCGCTCACCCGCGCGGCCAGCGTCGTGCTCCCCGCCTCCGCGTGGATCGAGGCGAGCGGAACGTTCGTCAACGCGAAGGGCATGCGTCAGCTCGCCGAGAAGGGCACCGAGCCCCTCGGGTCGGCCGAGCCCGGCTGGAAGCTCGTCGCCAAGGTCGCCGTTCACCTCGGCGTCGAGCCCTCCTGGACCACCCTGAAGGACGTACGCGCGATGCTCGTCGCGACGAGCGTCCCGCCGCCGGAGCCGTCCCAGACGGCTTCCGCCGAATGA
- a CDS encoding zf-TFIIB domain-containing protein has translation MSDYREQALRCPSCSSTLDARQAGDATIDVCGHCRGIFLDWHDGDPRELVRGLVTPLSALPVGDAPPKLPGACPRCAVPFHVELFEDRGPWLQRCEGCHGIFLDVVAAEVLATTSSPDSLPPDERGPISRIGDAMRTFLFGGPEKVE, from the coding sequence ATGAGCGATTACCGAGAGCAAGCCCTTCGCTGCCCGAGCTGTTCGTCGACCCTCGACGCTCGGCAGGCGGGGGACGCGACGATCGACGTGTGCGGGCATTGCCGTGGAATCTTCCTCGACTGGCACGATGGAGATCCGCGAGAGCTCGTTCGAGGGTTGGTGACCCCGCTGTCCGCGCTTCCGGTCGGTGATGCGCCGCCCAAGCTGCCGGGGGCGTGCCCGCGGTGCGCCGTCCCGTTTCACGTCGAGCTCTTCGAGGATCGTGGCCCCTGGCTCCAGCGCTGTGAGGGATGCCACGGTATCTTCCTCGACGTCGTCGCGGCGGAGGTGCTCGCGACCACGTCGTCCCCCGACAGCCTGCCCCCGGACGAACGCGGGCCGATCTCGCGGATCGGTGACGCGATGCGCACGTTCCTCTTCGGTGGCCCGGAGAAGGTCGAGTGA
- a CDS encoding DEAD/DEAH box helicase, which translates to MNAPRATDAEPKPPTFDTLPLSPDVKRAVADAGYEHPTPVQLAVFEPATRGRNLVVQARTGTGKTAAFGLPIVDSLVRKSLAEVQALVLTPTRELALQVCAELDRLAKHKGLRAVPIYGGAPMGAQVEALKNGAQIVVGTPGRVLDHLRRGTLVPKSVRIFVLDEADEMLSMGFAKELNAIVETLPSDRQGLYFSATIPPDIERLAHAHLKDPEWIALSSDQVGALEIKHFTYVVANADKRETLMRVLDVEDPESAIVFCNTKDETERLAEALQNRGYDAASLNGDMDQREREKVMTRTREGKLRFLVATDVAARGIDVSHVTHVINFDFPESTEAYVHRTGRTGRAGRTGTAISLVGPKDLGNLYLLRLTYKIRPIERSLPTTGELRTREEADLVNLFLEAFSDEPSAEDLSLARRLLTHDRAEAVIAGLLRGYLGAKATDPRVAAGEARRAKNPPPVEAPKREAPPARPEPRASRERPRDTPIATEKSPDLSTRSGRRGVPHSEFASWEPPAEKDDDQPILTERGGPASAQGAAAAPAPSAVTPPVAPAASSRGRGPRDRDRDRDRDRRGPRDRAFVDSPPETQPFRTPDPVMPGITVSDAAPLPLPPQKDFEDDPSFAQLFLNIGRRDGLRPGDVQRLLVEIAHLDDAQQGRIRMRERITFVSVRPEELERAIASLAGHVVAGRTLVAERAKPRTE; encoded by the coding sequence ATGAACGCGCCCCGAGCCACCGACGCCGAGCCGAAGCCCCCCACGTTCGACACGCTTCCCCTGAGCCCCGACGTCAAACGCGCCGTGGCCGACGCGGGCTACGAGCACCCTACCCCCGTACAGCTCGCCGTGTTCGAGCCCGCGACACGCGGCCGCAACCTCGTCGTGCAGGCCCGCACGGGCACCGGAAAAACCGCCGCCTTCGGCCTGCCGATCGTCGACTCGCTCGTGAGGAAGTCCCTCGCCGAGGTGCAGGCCTTGGTGCTCACGCCGACCCGCGAGCTCGCCCTCCAAGTGTGCGCGGAGCTCGACAGGCTCGCCAAGCACAAGGGGCTCCGTGCCGTGCCCATCTACGGCGGCGCTCCCATGGGCGCGCAGGTCGAGGCGCTGAAGAACGGCGCGCAGATCGTCGTCGGCACGCCGGGCCGCGTGCTCGATCACCTGCGCCGCGGCACGCTCGTGCCGAAGAGCGTGCGCATCTTCGTGCTCGACGAGGCCGACGAGATGCTCTCCATGGGCTTCGCGAAGGAGCTCAACGCGATCGTCGAGACACTCCCCTCGGATCGCCAGGGCCTCTACTTCAGCGCGACGATCCCGCCCGACATCGAGCGCCTCGCGCACGCCCACCTGAAAGATCCGGAGTGGATCGCGCTCTCGAGCGATCAGGTCGGAGCCCTCGAGATCAAGCACTTCACGTACGTCGTCGCCAACGCCGACAAGCGCGAGACGCTCATGCGCGTGCTCGACGTCGAAGACCCCGAGAGCGCCATCGTCTTCTGCAACACGAAGGACGAGACCGAGCGGCTCGCCGAGGCCCTTCAAAACCGCGGCTACGACGCCGCGTCGCTGAACGGTGACATGGACCAGCGCGAGCGCGAGAAGGTCATGACCCGGACGCGCGAAGGCAAGCTTCGGTTCCTCGTCGCGACCGACGTCGCCGCGCGCGGGATCGACGTGTCGCACGTGACCCACGTCATCAACTTCGACTTCCCCGAGTCGACCGAAGCATACGTGCATCGCACGGGGCGCACGGGGCGCGCGGGGCGTACGGGCACGGCGATCTCGCTCGTGGGACCGAAGGACCTCGGAAACCTCTATCTCCTTCGGCTCACCTACAAAATCCGGCCGATCGAGCGCTCTCTCCCCACGACGGGCGAGCTTCGCACGCGCGAAGAGGCCGACCTCGTGAACCTCTTCCTCGAGGCGTTCTCCGACGAGCCCTCGGCCGAGGACTTGAGCCTCGCGCGTCGCCTCCTCACCCACGACCGAGCCGAGGCCGTGATCGCGGGTCTCCTCCGCGGCTACCTCGGAGCGAAGGCCACGGACCCGCGGGTCGCCGCCGGCGAGGCCCGTCGCGCGAAGAACCCTCCGCCCGTCGAGGCCCCCAAACGCGAGGCTCCGCCGGCACGTCCCGAGCCCCGCGCGAGCCGCGAGAGGCCGCGCGACACGCCCATCGCGACCGAAAAATCGCCCGATCTCTCGACGCGGTCCGGCAGGCGCGGCGTGCCCCACTCCGAGTTCGCGAGCTGGGAGCCGCCTGCCGAAAAGGACGACGATCAGCCGATCCTCACCGAGCGTGGTGGCCCGGCCTCGGCTCAAGGCGCTGCCGCGGCACCGGCTCCGTCCGCCGTGACCCCGCCTGTCGCCCCTGCCGCTTCGTCGAGGGGGCGCGGGCCGCGTGACCGCGACCGTGACCGCGACCGCGACCGCCGCGGCCCTCGCGACCGGGCGTTCGTCGACAGCCCGCCCGAGACCCAGCCGTTCCGCACCCCCGACCCCGTCATGCCGGGGATCACGGTGTCGGACGCTGCACCGCTTCCCCTCCCTCCCCAGAAAGACTTCGAGGACGATCCGTCGTTCGCGCAGCTCTTCCTGAACATCGGTCGCCGCGACGGCCTCCGCCCCGGCGACGTGCAGCGTCTCCTCGTCGAGATAGCCCACCTCGACGACGCCCAGCAGGGGCGCATTCGGATGCGTGAGCGCATCACGTTCGTGAGCGTCCGCCCCGAAGAGCTCGAGCGCGCCATCGCGTCCCTCGCGGGGCATGTCGTCGCCGGGAGAACGCTGGTCGCCGAGCGCGCCAAGCCCCGCACGGAGTGA
- a CDS encoding trypsin-like serine protease has translation MSTLRSRFAPSVQRGFGSFVVASVIVACGGSPSSAVGEGEHAIIKGTASDESQNAVVLLVMIDRGEGGIGQCTGTMLAPNLVLTARHCVSTTQEGIACKADGTPIAGGRISKNKAAADIYVVTGTQRPTRPEANGQGAKLILNDATNLCNNDIALVVLKEPIANTPIMPVRLDSPAVKGELLTAVGWGVTDKTQSPTTRQQRTGIPVTAGAGDSSEQTGPHEFAVGESICSGDSGGPAISETTGAIIGVVSRGGNGTQPTQNPATSCIGTNASNIYTDVSGFKDLILQGYAEAGQDPWIEGGPDPRLAKDGEACTENGACRSNACLSGKCTASCVKDACAQGTTCQDSGGLKVCLPGGANADGTTTTTTTGCSASGGASGGSSAGVLALAFGAAFAFARRRRAAR, from the coding sequence ATGTCGACACTTCGCTCCCGCTTCGCTCCTTCCGTTCAGCGTGGCTTCGGCTCCTTCGTGGTCGCGTCCGTCATCGTCGCCTGCGGCGGGAGCCCGAGCAGCGCGGTCGGGGAGGGCGAGCACGCCATCATCAAGGGCACGGCATCCGACGAGAGCCAAAACGCCGTCGTCTTGCTCGTCATGATCGATCGCGGCGAGGGAGGCATCGGGCAGTGCACCGGGACGATGCTCGCGCCGAACCTGGTCTTGACGGCGAGGCACTGCGTGTCGACGACCCAAGAGGGGATCGCGTGCAAGGCCGACGGTACGCCGATCGCGGGCGGGCGCATCTCGAAGAACAAGGCGGCCGCCGACATCTACGTGGTCACCGGCACCCAGCGCCCCACGCGCCCCGAAGCGAACGGCCAGGGCGCGAAGCTCATCCTCAACGACGCCACGAACCTCTGCAACAACGACATCGCCCTCGTGGTGTTGAAGGAGCCCATCGCCAACACGCCCATCATGCCGGTGCGGCTCGATAGTCCCGCGGTCAAGGGCGAGCTCCTCACCGCGGTCGGCTGGGGCGTGACCGACAAGACCCAGAGCCCGACGACGCGCCAGCAACGCACGGGGATCCCCGTCACGGCGGGCGCGGGGGACTCGAGCGAGCAGACCGGGCCGCACGAGTTTGCGGTCGGCGAGTCGATTTGCTCGGGCGACAGCGGTGGGCCTGCGATCTCCGAGACGACCGGCGCGATCATCGGCGTGGTCTCGCGCGGCGGAAATGGCACCCAGCCTACGCAGAACCCCGCGACGTCGTGCATCGGCACGAACGCGAGCAACATCTACACGGACGTCTCCGGCTTCAAGGATCTCATCCTCCAGGGCTACGCCGAGGCGGGGCAGGATCCGTGGATCGAGGGCGGCCCCGATCCGCGCCTCGCGAAAGACGGCGAGGCATGCACCGAGAACGGCGCGTGCCGCTCGAACGCGTGCCTCTCGGGGAAGTGCACGGCGAGCTGCGTGAAGGACGCGTGCGCCCAAGGCACGACCTGCCAGGACTCGGGCGGCCTCAAGGTGTGCTTGCCGGGCGGGGCCAACGCCGATGGCACCACGACGACCACCACCACCGGGTGCTCCGCGTCCGGCGGGGCATCGGGCGGATCTTCCGCTGGCGTGCTCGCCCTGGCCTTCGGCGCGGCGTTCGCGTTCGCCCGGCGGCGCCGTGCCGCTCGTTAG
- a CDS encoding polyprenyl synthetase family protein — protein MLEETASAVDLGHPPLDRLRDAQALLGRDLSRIEAQLLTATADGEAPATLAARHLLTAGGKRVRPLCTLLAARAFGEVSDETRTLATVAEMVHLATLLHDDVVDDSDERRGQVVARKVFGNAVSVLAGDSLLVHALERTSEVGRPATLTELFTTLRELVDGEVIQLRGRVKLDASYATYASILEKKTASLFRWALRAGARSGGASEAEVDKLGQFGRSLGMAFQLVDDALDYTGVATGKDLFADLREGKVTLPLILAVEHDPRVLAVLERGRAQDPEAQDILREKGMQQAAEVRRRARAESQAACDALTGLRDTPAKRLLMAVALELVARLD, from the coding sequence ATGCTCGAAGAAACGGCCTCGGCCGTCGACCTCGGTCACCCGCCGCTCGACCGCCTCCGGGACGCCCAGGCCCTGCTCGGGCGAGACCTCTCGCGGATCGAGGCGCAGCTCCTCACGGCCACGGCCGACGGAGAGGCGCCGGCCACGCTCGCGGCCCGCCACCTCCTCACAGCGGGGGGGAAGCGCGTGCGACCGCTGTGCACGCTGCTCGCGGCCCGTGCCTTCGGCGAGGTGAGCGACGAGACCCGAACGCTCGCGACGGTCGCCGAGATGGTGCATCTGGCGACCCTCCTCCACGACGACGTCGTCGACGACTCGGACGAGCGCCGCGGCCAGGTCGTGGCTCGGAAGGTCTTCGGCAACGCCGTGAGCGTGCTCGCGGGAGACTCGCTGCTCGTGCACGCCCTCGAGCGAACCTCCGAGGTCGGGCGCCCGGCGACGCTGACCGAGCTCTTCACGACCCTGCGCGAGCTCGTCGACGGCGAGGTGATTCAGCTCCGCGGGCGCGTGAAGCTCGACGCCTCCTACGCGACGTACGCGTCGATCCTCGAGAAGAAGACCGCCTCGCTCTTTCGCTGGGCTCTCCGCGCCGGCGCTCGCTCCGGCGGCGCGTCCGAGGCCGAGGTCGACAAGCTCGGGCAGTTCGGGCGGAGCCTCGGGATGGCCTTTCAGCTCGTCGACGACGCGCTCGACTACACGGGCGTCGCGACGGGCAAGGACCTCTTCGCCGACCTCCGGGAGGGCAAGGTCACTCTGCCGCTCATCCTCGCCGTGGAGCACGATCCGCGTGTGCTCGCGGTGCTCGAACGAGGCCGCGCCCAAGATCCGGAAGCTCAGGATATCCTTAGAGAAAAGGGCATGCAGCAGGCCGCCGAGGTGCGCCGCCGGGCGAGGGCCGAGTCGCAAGCGGCGTGCGACGCGCTGACCGGCCTCCGCGACACTCCGGCGAAGCGCCTCCTCATGGCCGTGGCCCTCGAGCTCGTGGCGCGGCTCGACTGA
- a CDS encoding ArsR family transcriptional regulator, with product MTREPKDLWPSEAAVSDRVGRLIEFWGFKRNMGRVWAVLYLSPEPLSAEDLREVLQLSSGAVSMTLSELGRWGVVRKVWVQGDRRDYFAAEVQLWKMISRVYNERERTEVENAIEAFEEALQTLTPLRASDDPKVRARAELQAERIGQLLELARLGKRLLDALVTTAKIDAEPLVRFLLQRPGTKR from the coding sequence GTGACCCGCGAGCCCAAAGACCTCTGGCCGAGCGAAGCCGCCGTGAGCGATCGCGTCGGGCGGCTCATCGAGTTCTGGGGCTTCAAGCGCAACATGGGGCGCGTGTGGGCCGTGCTCTACCTGTCGCCCGAGCCGCTCTCGGCCGAGGACCTCCGCGAGGTTCTCCAGCTCTCGAGCGGCGCCGTGAGCATGACCCTGAGCGAGCTCGGGCGCTGGGGCGTCGTGCGCAAGGTGTGGGTGCAGGGCGACCGCCGGGACTACTTTGCGGCCGAGGTGCAGCTCTGGAAGATGATCTCGCGCGTCTACAACGAGCGCGAGCGGACCGAGGTCGAGAACGCGATCGAGGCGTTCGAAGAGGCGCTCCAGACCCTCACCCCGCTGCGCGCGTCCGACGACCCCAAAGTGCGGGCGAGGGCCGAGCTGCAAGCCGAGCGCATCGGGCAGCTGCTCGAGCTCGCGCGCCTCGGAAAACGCCTGCTCGACGCCCTCGTGACGACCGCGAAGATCGACGCCGAGCCGCTCGTCCGGTTCCTCTTGCAGCGCCCCGGCACGAAGCGCTGA
- a CDS encoding NADH-quinone oxidoreductase subunit I, giving the protein MAQAFPKKPASPPNAVTVAYTEKTPTVQSYLPEIFKGLGVSMSHFFRNTRDMLTGERPDPVTERLDDGITTIQYPEQKRPYPQRFRGVHRLTTRDDGSPRCVACLCCSTACPAQCIFIEAGEYPEGDKRRGYERFPVRFVIDELRCIFCGYCVEACPCDAIRMDTGIHPVPYDSRDQFIYAKSDLMGLAARDGSHETANPRHEPGDPTHPGIDREHGH; this is encoded by the coding sequence ATGGCTCAAGCCTTCCCGAAGAAACCCGCAAGCCCCCCCAACGCCGTCACCGTGGCCTACACGGAGAAGACGCCGACGGTTCAGTCCTACCTCCCCGAGATCTTCAAAGGTCTCGGGGTGTCGATGAGCCACTTCTTCCGCAACACCCGCGACATGCTCACGGGCGAGCGCCCCGACCCGGTCACCGAGCGCCTCGACGACGGCATCACGACCATCCAGTACCCCGAGCAGAAGCGCCCGTATCCTCAACGGTTTCGCGGGGTTCACCGCCTCACGACCCGCGACGATGGGAGCCCGCGCTGCGTCGCGTGCCTCTGCTGCTCCACGGCCTGCCCCGCGCAGTGCATCTTCATCGAGGCCGGCGAGTACCCCGAGGGCGACAAGCGCCGAGGCTACGAGCGCTTCCCGGTGCGCTTCGTGATCGACGAGCTCCGCTGCATCTTCTGCGGGTACTGCGTCGAGGCGTGCCCGTGCGACGCGATTCGCATGGACACGGGGATTCACCCCGTCCCGTACGACTCGCGCGACCAGTTTATCTACGCCAAATCCGACCTCATGGGCCTCGCCGCGCGCGACGGCTCCCACGAGACGGCGAACCCGCGTCACGAGCCGGGGGACCCGACGCACCCCGGCATCGATCGCGAGCACGGTCACTGA
- a CDS encoding NADH-quinone oxidoreductase subunit H, whose amino-acid sequence MTGSMILFTVVKILIMVGFLFNVAGLLTWVDRRLSSMIQDRVGPNRAGLKLGKFELRIAGLLHTAADGVKFFFKEDFMPPKADKLLFSLAPILAMVPVLALTAVIPFGDTISPHQLWRHVCAPVEGHVLQVVDGQCIDIATKAVIAKPLLVFPSAARLGISAVQPPIELQIAPLNVGILYVFAMAGQGIVGAAIAGWSSDNKFSLMGALRAASQMVSYEVTMGLSLIGAMMLYGSVRLEDMVRWQGENCWGIFVQPLAFFLFFTAAVAESKRIPFDLPEAESELVSGYFTEYSGMKFGMFYFAEYMEIVTSSMLLVTIFLGGWQLPFLHRDGITIQIGETIYAAQRLPHIWVILFGFVAFFAKTIVMCLLQAFVRWSLPRFRYDQLMKLGWTVLLPASLANIFATGILYLAAEAGGESVAHGLKVVGDLSQGLVAAILTILPLWGLYGFFNTRPKDRTLIGTSGDMAEAAGGTKTAPMQA is encoded by the coding sequence GTGACAGGCTCGATGATTCTCTTCACCGTGGTGAAAATCCTCATCATGGTCGGGTTCCTCTTCAACGTGGCGGGTCTGCTCACCTGGGTCGACCGGCGCCTGAGCTCGATGATCCAAGACCGCGTCGGGCCGAACCGCGCGGGGCTCAAGCTCGGCAAGTTCGAGCTGCGCATCGCGGGCCTCCTGCACACCGCGGCCGACGGCGTGAAGTTCTTCTTCAAAGAGGACTTCATGCCCCCGAAGGCGGACAAGCTCCTCTTCAGCCTCGCGCCGATCCTCGCGATGGTGCCGGTCCTCGCGCTCACCGCCGTCATCCCGTTCGGTGACACGATCTCGCCCCACCAGCTCTGGCGCCACGTGTGCGCGCCCGTCGAGGGGCACGTGCTCCAGGTCGTCGACGGCCAGTGCATCGACATCGCCACGAAGGCCGTCATCGCCAAGCCGCTCCTCGTCTTCCCGTCGGCCGCGCGCCTCGGGATCTCGGCCGTGCAGCCCCCGATCGAGCTCCAGATCGCGCCGCTCAACGTCGGCATCCTCTACGTCTTCGCGATGGCGGGGCAGGGCATCGTGGGCGCGGCCATCGCCGGCTGGTCCTCCGACAACAAGTTCTCCCTCATGGGCGCCCTCCGCGCGGCCTCGCAGATGGTCAGCTACGAGGTCACGATGGGCCTCTCGCTCATCGGCGCCATGATGCTCTACGGCTCGGTTCGCCTCGAGGACATGGTCCGCTGGCAGGGCGAGAACTGCTGGGGCATCTTCGTCCAGCCGCTCGCGTTTTTCCTCTTCTTCACGGCCGCCGTGGCCGAGTCGAAGCGCATCCCGTTCGACCTCCCGGAGGCCGAGAGCGAGCTCGTGTCGGGCTACTTCACCGAGTACTCGGGCATGAAGTTCGGCATGTTCTACTTTGCAGAGTACATGGAAATCGTGACGAGCTCGATGCTGCTCGTGACCATCTTCCTCGGCGGCTGGCAGCTCCCGTTCCTCCACCGGGACGGCATCACCATCCAGATCGGCGAGACGATCTACGCCGCGCAGCGCCTGCCCCACATCTGGGTCATCCTCTTCGGTTTCGTGGCGTTCTTCGCGAAGACGATCGTCATGTGCCTCCTCCAGGCCTTCGTCCGCTGGAGCCTCCCGCGCTTCCGCTACGACCAGCTCATGAAGCTCGGTTGGACGGTGCTCCTCCCGGCGTCGCTCGCGAACATCTTCGCGACCGGCATCCTCTACCTCGCGGCCGAGGCGGGCGGAGAGAGCGTCGCCCACGGTCTCAAGGTGGTGGGGGACCTCTCGCAGGGTCTCGTCGCCGCTATCCTCACGATCCTCCCGCTGTGGGGCCTCTACGGCTTCTTCAACACGCGTCCCAAGGACCGCACCCTCATCGGCACCTCGGGCGACATGGCCGAGGCGGCGGGCGGCACCAAGACCGCCCCCATGCAGGCCTGA